GCTGCATGACCGCATTCTGGTCAAGCGCGTAGAAGAGGGCGAGACTCTGCGCGGCGGCATCATCATCCCCGATTCAGCGAAGGAAAAGCCCTCGCAGGGCGAGGTTATCGCAGTAGGCAAGGGCAAGTCGAACGACGAGGGCAAGGTTTTCCCGCTCGATGTGAAGGTGGGCGACAAGATCCTCTTCGGCAAGTACTCCGGCACCGAGATCAAGCTCGACGGAGAAGAGTTCCTGATCATGCGCGAGGAAGAAGTCCTCGGCATCGTCAAGTAAGCCTCACAACCGAGTCGTATCCCCTGCCCTAATCGTCGGGCATGGACGAATCCTATCTCGCCCGTTCTGCGGGCTAACGAACTAGAGGAAAAGAAATATGGCAAAGCAAATCCTGCACGGTGAAGACTCCCGCCAGGCCATTCTGCGCGGCGTGAACACGCTGGCCGACGCAGTGAAGGTCACCCTGGGCCCCAAGGGCCGCAACGTTGTTA
This genomic window from Terriglobus albidus contains:
- a CDS encoding co-chaperone GroES, encoding MASTKFTPLHDRILVKRVEEGETLRGGIIIPDSAKEKPSQGEVIAVGKGKSNDEGKVFPLDVKVGDKILFGKYSGTEIKLDGEEFLIMREEEVLGIVK